Proteins encoded together in one Hevea brasiliensis isolate MT/VB/25A 57/8 chromosome 16, ASM3005281v1, whole genome shotgun sequence window:
- the LOC110635094 gene encoding peroxisomal and mitochondrial division factor 2, producing the protein MADEETIANGIEGENDDQTGESFYDVDERENEAKLKQKIEVLEKEKFLLANENGKIKNQMRQLTVEIDSLRSGELELKLRLEAVGKEMEQSDESKRALDSIANRAVQLETEVSRLQHDLITSMSEGEEANAAISELKSILGEKEVKLEELKQEKVETEKKVREFERKIAVLEVKEIEERSRRVRIEEEMREKLAEKEKETFQYKNKFLELENEVAKKEGWEDKLKVSEEKVRDMEEKMAKLQKDAEEARKVVGGLKKRTVDAINGIRVDSLDNESKGLKMQWPVLAVGSTGAIAVAAAVVYVCYARRA; encoded by the coding sequence ATGGCGGATGAGGAGACGATCGCTAACGGCATCGAAGGAGAGAATGACGATCAGACGGGTGAGAGCTTTTACGATGTTGATGAACGCGAGAACGAAGCCAAGCTGAAGCAAAAGATCGAAGTCTTGGAGAAGGAGAAGTTCCTCCTAGCCAACGAAAACGGGAAAATAAAAAATCAGATGAGGCAATTAACGGTGGAGATCGATTCACTGAGATCCGGAGAGTTAGAGCTGAAACTGAGGCTGGAAGCAGTGGGTAAAGAGATGGAACAGTCGGATGAGAGCAAGAGAGCGTTGGATTCCATTGCTAACAGAGCTGTGCAGCTCGAGACGGAGGTCTCGAGGCTTCAACATGACTTGATTACGTCGATGAGCGAAGGTGAGGAGGCGAATGCTGCAATTTCTGAGCTGAAGAGTATATTGGGAGAAAAGGAAGTGAAGCTTGAGGAGTTGAAGCAAGAGAAAGTGGAGACAGAAAAGAAAGTAAGGGAATTCGAGAGAAAGATTGCGGTTTTGGAGGTGAAAGAAATCGAGGAAAGGAGTAGGAGGGTGAGGATTGAGGAGGAGATGAGGGAGAAATTAGCTGAAAAAGAGAAGGAGACGTTTCAGTATAAGAATAAATTCCTGGAGCTGGAGAATGAGGTGGCAAAGAAGGAGGGATGGGAGGATAAATTGAAGGTGTCGGAGGAGAAGGTGAGAGACATGGAAGAAAAGATGGCAAAGTTACAGAAGGATGCGGAGGAAGCGCGAAAGGTGGTTGGTGGATTAAAGAAGAGAACTGTAGATGCTATTAATGGCATTCGAGTTGATAGCTTAGATAACGAGTCTAAGGGGCTGAAGATGCAATGGCCGGTTCTGGCTGTGGGATCAACAGGTGCTATAGCTGTCGCAGCTGCTGTGGTTTATGTCTGCTATGCTAGGCGGGCGTAA